The Fulvivirga ligni genome window below encodes:
- a CDS encoding alpha/beta hydrolase-fold protein yields the protein MKKSIVFLSLITCLNFAYGQKPSHQLSVDVEVGKELKKEFGKEGRLFLFVSQNEGEEPRTQSWPMGTNYIFAKNINGWKAKDLVSISAADKSWNGTPQWDLSSVPEGTYYIQVLWDQDEVESRYNAPGNIYSKPQKVELTKDSEVKFTLSEVIQKPELFNSELVKYFEIKSDTLSKWWGKPMTIKASILLPSNYSKNPDAEYPIRYNVAGYGGRYTRVNYAMNNAEFSNWWLSAEAPQIINVFLDGEGPFGDSYQMDSENSGPYGYSLIHEVIPAIEKKYRNTNSAKTRFVDGCSTGGWVSLALQLYYPDVFNGTFSYSPDAVEFENYQLINIYEDENAFVNEFGYERPVMRSTKGEPMVKLKDFIQFENVQGSTDSYLTSGGQFSAHTALYSPKGEDGLPKPLFDPITGVIDHEVAEHWKKYDFKLYAEKNWKELGPKLQGKIYIWMGDMDHFYLNMATRSFSEFLENTSAPKSDAVIEFTPMEGHCAQFTYTKVLEQIEKRLTELD from the coding sequence ATGAAAAAGTCTATCGTTTTTCTTTCGCTCATCACTTGCTTAAACTTTGCTTACGGACAGAAACCCAGTCACCAACTTTCAGTAGATGTGGAAGTAGGTAAGGAACTCAAGAAGGAGTTTGGTAAAGAGGGAAGGTTGTTTCTATTTGTTAGTCAAAACGAAGGTGAGGAGCCTAGGACTCAGTCATGGCCGATGGGCACTAATTATATATTTGCCAAAAATATAAATGGCTGGAAGGCAAAGGACCTAGTTTCCATTTCTGCAGCAGATAAGAGCTGGAATGGTACACCACAGTGGGACTTAAGCTCAGTTCCTGAGGGGACATATTATATTCAGGTGTTATGGGATCAAGATGAAGTGGAGTCGCGATATAATGCGCCTGGCAACATCTATAGCAAGCCTCAGAAGGTGGAATTGACAAAGGATAGCGAGGTGAAATTCACTTTAAGCGAGGTCATTCAGAAACCAGAGCTATTTAATAGTGAACTGGTTAAATATTTTGAAATAAAAAGTGATACGCTAAGTAAATGGTGGGGAAAACCGATGACGATAAAGGCTTCCATATTACTGCCTTCAAACTACTCTAAAAACCCGGATGCAGAATACCCAATCAGATATAATGTGGCCGGATATGGTGGAAGATATACCAGGGTGAATTATGCCATGAACAATGCTGAGTTTAGTAACTGGTGGCTATCGGCTGAAGCTCCTCAGATTATTAATGTGTTTTTGGATGGGGAAGGTCCTTTTGGTGATAGCTATCAGATGGATTCGGAAAATAGTGGACCTTATGGTTATTCTCTGATTCACGAAGTAATACCTGCAATTGAAAAGAAATACCGCAATACCAACTCTGCTAAGACACGCTTTGTAGATGGCTGTTCTACAGGCGGTTGGGTGTCGCTAGCCTTGCAATTATATTATCCAGATGTTTTTAACGGCACGTTTTCATACAGTCCAGATGCCGTTGAGTTCGAAAATTATCAGCTCATTAATATTTATGAAGATGAGAATGCTTTTGTGAATGAATTTGGGTACGAAAGACCAGTGATGCGATCCACTAAAGGAGAACCTATGGTGAAGCTGAAGGATTTTATACAATTTGAGAATGTGCAGGGTAGTACTGATTCATATCTGACTTCAGGAGGGCAATTTAGTGCTCATACTGCACTTTATAGCCCTAAGGGTGAAGATGGATTGCCTAAGCCTTTGTTTGATCCAATTACAGGAGTCATAGATCATGAGGTGGCAGAACATTGGAAGAAATATGATTTTAAGCTTTACGCGGAGAAAAACTGGAAAGAGCTAGGGCCTAAATTACAGGGTAAAATCTACATCTGGATGGGAGATATGGATCATTTTTACCTGAATATGGCCACACGTTCTTTCAGTGAGTTTCTGGAAAATACCAGTGCTCCCAAGTCCGATGCTGTTATTGAATTCACACCGATGGAAGGGCACTGCGCCCAGTTCACCTACACCAAAGTATTGGAGCAAATAGAAAAGAGACTTACAGAACTGGATTAA
- a CDS encoding DUF4301 family protein, producing the protein MITEELKKDIEKHGVPVEKAQEQIKNFENGFPYLDIKSSATIEDGILKLTESKLSHYVELYEKASSDKKIVKFVPASGAASRMFKDLYSYIESDADDFDTNDFVQKFINNLSSFAFKDQLDDTLKKQGSSIKEALDKKEYKKIVNALLDPENGMGYGELPKGLLQFHKYYDGPRTPVQEHFVEGAEYATGANNTVHLHFTVSPEHQERFEKHVAEIKEAFEKHYKVKFEVSFSQQKKSTDTIAVNMDNTPFIEDDGSVLLRPAGHGALLENLNDIDADLIYIKNIDNVVPDRLKETTTLYKQAIGGVLLDVQSKIFEALSKLDKDVTDDLIESLTQLFDGQLRIKKPDSFSSFSKQQKADYFKAKLNRPIRVCGMVENTGEPGGGPFWVKDEDGSLALQIGETAQLDLDNEEYKKIFKESSHFNPTDLVCGVKDYKGNKFDLLQHRDPKTGFITKKSKSGKDLKAQELPGLWNGSMADWNTILVEVPLITFNPVKTINDLLRDQHQ; encoded by the coding sequence GGCTCAAGAGCAAATAAAAAACTTTGAAAATGGCTTTCCATATCTGGATATAAAATCTTCCGCCACCATAGAAGATGGTATTTTAAAACTTACAGAATCTAAGTTATCTCACTATGTAGAGCTTTATGAGAAAGCATCATCAGATAAAAAGATTGTGAAGTTTGTGCCTGCAAGTGGTGCTGCCAGCAGAATGTTTAAAGACCTATATTCGTACATAGAGTCTGATGCTGACGATTTTGATACTAACGATTTCGTTCAAAAATTCATTAATAACCTTTCTTCATTCGCTTTTAAAGATCAGTTGGATGATACTCTGAAAAAGCAGGGTAGCAGCATAAAAGAAGCGCTTGATAAGAAGGAATACAAGAAAATTGTAAATGCACTATTAGATCCTGAAAATGGTATGGGCTATGGAGAATTGCCAAAAGGCCTTCTTCAATTTCATAAATACTATGATGGACCACGAACTCCTGTACAGGAGCACTTTGTGGAAGGAGCTGAGTATGCCACTGGTGCAAATAATACCGTTCATCTTCACTTTACCGTATCTCCAGAGCACCAGGAGCGATTTGAGAAGCACGTTGCTGAAATAAAAGAAGCCTTTGAGAAGCACTATAAGGTGAAGTTCGAAGTAAGCTTCAGTCAGCAGAAAAAGTCTACAGATACTATTGCTGTGAACATGGACAATACGCCATTTATTGAAGATGATGGCTCCGTGCTGTTAAGACCAGCTGGACATGGTGCTTTACTTGAAAATCTGAATGATATAGATGCAGATTTAATTTATATTAAGAATATTGATAATGTGGTTCCTGACAGACTCAAAGAAACCACAACTTTATACAAACAAGCTATTGGAGGTGTATTGCTAGATGTGCAATCCAAAATATTTGAAGCACTATCCAAGCTTGATAAAGATGTTACTGATGATCTCATTGAGTCTCTAACTCAGCTGTTTGATGGTCAGTTAAGAATTAAGAAGCCGGATAGTTTTTCGAGTTTCTCTAAGCAGCAAAAGGCTGATTATTTTAAGGCTAAGCTGAATAGACCGATCAGAGTTTGCGGTATGGTTGAAAATACCGGTGAACCAGGCGGTGGTCCATTCTGGGTGAAAGATGAAGATGGTTCATTGGCCCTGCAGATAGGTGAGACTGCCCAGCTTGATTTAGATAATGAAGAGTATAAGAAGATATTCAAGGAATCATCTCACTTTAACCCAACCGACTTAGTTTGTGGTGTAAAGGATTACAAGGGAAATAAATTTGATTTACTCCAGCATCGTGACCCTAAAACTGGCTTTATTACCAAAAAATCTAAGAGTGGTAAAGACCTGAAGGCCCAGGAGCTTCCAGGTTTATGGAATGGTTCAATGGCAGATTGGAATACTATTTTGGTAGAGGTGCCATTGATTACATTTAATCCTGTGAAAACAATCAATGATTTACTGAGAGATCAACATCAGTAG